The proteins below are encoded in one region of Hordeum vulgare subsp. vulgare chromosome 3H, MorexV3_pseudomolecules_assembly, whole genome shotgun sequence:
- the LOC123440263 gene encoding RING-H2 finger protein ATL74-like codes for MSMSVSMSGKASDPGSAWFGGGSRSPQPGPTHNVRLIAMAVAAFVSVLGLSLLLHLYICRVRSRNRRQAEAAAAAAALEAGSAATKPAKVGLDPSAIAALPTAAYQETGEPGSGASECTICLGAMQEGEAVRVLPACAHVFHVPCVDTWLASSSSCPVCRALVEPPPPSPAAPAWVQEKQGLEKQECAASGSSAPPCGLGASLMRMLSRERPLARRPAHGDHAHPMEMHVEDLESQVPQQQHSVDTNY; via the coding sequence ATGTCGATGTCGGTGTCCATGTCCGGTAAGGCGAGCGACCCGGGTTCCGCGTGGTTCGGCGGCGGCAGCAGGAGCCCGCAGCCGGGGCCGACACACAACGTGCGGCTCATCGCCATGGCCGTCGCCGCCTTCGTGTCCGTGCTCGGCCTCTCCCTGCTCCTGCACCTCTACATCTGCCGCGTCCGCAGCCGGAACCGCAGGCAGGCCGAggcggccgcggccgcggccgcgcTGGAGGCCGGCTCGGCGGCCACCAAGCCGGCCAAGGTCGGGCTGGACCCGTCTGCCATCGCGGCGCTGCCGACCGCGGCGTACCAGGAGACGGGCGAGCCGGGCAGCGGCGCCAGCGAGTGCACCATCTGCCTCGGCGCCATGCAGGAGGGCGAGGCGGTGCGCGTGCTGCCGGCCTGCGCCCACGTGTTCCACGTCCCCTGCGTCGACACGTGGCTGGCGTCCAGCTCGTCGTGCCCGGTCTGCCGCGCCCTggtggagccgccgccgccgtcgccggccGCGCCAGCGTGGGTGCAGGAGAAGCAGGGCCTGGAGAAGCAGGAGTGTGCTGCAAGTGGGAGCTCGGCGCCGCCGTGTGGGCTCGGCGCGTCGCTGATGAGGATGCTGAGCAGGGAGAGGCCGCTGGCGCGGAGGCCGGCGCACGGCGACCACGCGCACCCGATGGAAATGCATGTCGAGGACCTGGAAAGCCAGGTGCCCCAGCAGCAACACTCGGTGGATACCAATTATTAG
- the LOC123441915 gene encoding uncharacterized protein LOC123441915, which produces MSLGRPDRGNAAAGRGGGDDRGAAPLGDLCPRSFAPRDRRAQAGGSHGSGEYGVALPGTLGLGGFPRHDLPAPPDGLDLNDAVAPPVSQVAPAPARSSHACAQELRARVHTVETAFSDADSLLRAIQVEIQQMREEGHEKDRQIRSIVECEEMQRQSRLISITRFDHDKELMCAILQEYRQRLQKSSDAILEYKKMCEGSGVSSSGVRPDEQNRSLKMQQQSYADHINEFQKYMLSRFAGCAEEIRMLATRIADLNNELERLNDYIQIPDLNIGGSQL; this is translated from the coding sequence ATGTCCCTCGGCAGGCCCGACCGCGGCAATGCCGCCGCAGGCCGCGGTGGCGGCGATGATCGAGGCGCCGCGCCGCTCGGCGACCTCTGCCCCCGGAGCTTCGCGCCGCGCGACCGGCGGGCCCAAGCCGGCGGCAGCCATGGCAGCGGAGAATACGGCGTGGCGCTGCCCGGCACCCTCGGCCTCGGGGGCTTCCCGCGGCACGACCTCCCCGCCCCACCCGATGGGCTCGACCTCAACGACGCCGTCGCGCCGCCGGTGAGCCAAGTTGCCCCAGCCCCAGCTCGTTCCTCCCATGCCTGTGCACAAGAACTCCGAGCTCGTGTCCATACCGTGGAAACTGCATTTTCTGACGCGGATAGCCTTTTAAGGGCTATTCAAGTTGAAATACAGCAGATGAGGGAGGAGGGGCATGAGAAAGACAGGCAAATCCGATCTATCGTTGAATGCGAAGAGATGCAGCGTCAGTCAAGGCTCATTAGCATTACGCGGTTCGACCATGATAAAGAGCTGATGTGCGCCATCCTTCAGGAATACAGACAAAGACTTCAGAAGTCTTCTGATGCAATTCTCGAGTATAAGAAGATGTGTGAAGGAAGTGGCGTGTCATCTTCGGGTGTTAGGCCTGATGAGCAAAACCGGAGTCTTAAGATGCAGCAGCAATCATACGCAGATCACATTAATGAGTTTCAGAAATATATGCTTTCGAGGTTTGCAGGATGTGCTGAGGAGATTAGAATGCTGGCAACAAGGATTGCAGACCTCAACAATGAACTTGAGAGGCTGAATGATTATATACAAATTCCAGATCTCAACATTGGGGGTTCTCAACTGTGA